A window of Paenibacillus phoenicis genomic DNA:
TTCCAGATCTAACTTCGCTTGTTCGCTAAAATATACATATTGCTCTTTGTTGCCTTTGCGAATGACCCGAACCAAGCCTTTGTTCATATCGAGATCTTCCAGGTTGATGCCGGCCACTTCGGATAATCGCAATCCGGATCCTAGTATTAAGGAAACGATGGCCGTATCCCGTTCGCGGTTAAACTCGTGGAATTGAAATAATCGTTTATTCTCGCGGTTTTGCTCACCAAAATCATAAGCAACAAACTGCCGGAACAGTTCAAAATCATCGGCTCGTAAAATTTTGCCTTCAATCCGATTCGCGATCGTTTCCTGACTTTCTTTCAGCGCATTAAATTCAATCTTGGCCATAACATTTCGCTCAAGATAAGGCTTAAGATCAGCGGTTTCGGCTTTATTCTGTAAATAATCAAACAGCGATTTAAGTGCTGACAGCTTCCGGTTGATTGTTAATTTGGAGTTGCCTAATTGATATTCCAGGAACGTCAGAAAGCTTTCGATTTCTCGAACCGTTAATTTTTCAAGCACGGACAGTTCAACATCTTTACGGCTGGGAGCTGCGAATCGTTCAGCCACGAGCCAATCAAAGAAAATGATGTAATCATGACAATAATTCAGTAACGTGGTATGCGACAGTTTGCGTTTGCGCGTATCGATGAACTCGGTCACGTACCAAGGCAAATCCGTTAATTTCTCATCAATTCGGCTCATATAATGAGCTTTCGTGGTTTTATCCATGTTGAACGCGCACCTCCTGTTTTAAGAATAATCCATATCTATTTATTCGTCAAATTATTATTTTACGTAATATTAAATTTTCTGCAGCGAACTTTTGCGCGTATCATTACAGCCCCCTCAAGTATATTTAATGAGCCTTCTTTCGCTTCTGACGAGGCTTCGGATTCTTTACAGTTTGCTTTTGCTGTTATTCCAAAGTGAATATTTGAGCATTTTAATAGCCCCACCAACCAGTTAAGATTGACAGGGCTATTTTCTGAATCTACTTTAGTAAATCAACTATATCTCTGACAATTTCATCCTTTTTATATAAGAACCTATCAATAGTTGAGAAAAATAGTTTGTTTGAACTCTTGGGGATGATTTGAATTGGTTGTTTGAATAGTAACATTATATAAAGGGAATTACCTTTAGCAATTGGAATATTCTTCTCGTAAAGCCCTCTATAAATCTGCTCTGTAACTTCTGGCATATATTGGTCCGTAAATTTCTCCATGTAGGCTTTAATACCGTAATCAGGCCACCACCACAACGTAAATGCGTTCCATACCCTTTCAGCTGTGTGGAAGACGGAATCATTTCTAAACAGACTTGCATAGTCATCTCTGAAATGAAGCGTGTCTAGAGGATTGTCCATGAATTGTTGCTGTTCATACTCCTTCACAATCGTATTCCAACAAGCCTTTAAAGCAACGATAAAACTTTCTGGTTCAAGCAACTCTTGTTGATCTAAAATTAAGTATCTGCCTGGAAAAATCTCTTTTCTCCCAAAGTAGCACTCATAAATGTTTTCGATGTATAATAGAAAATTCATATCCATAGGGGATATGTTACTTATTTGCAATTGTTGATATTTTCGAGAAATAGACATGTTAAAAACTGATCCCTATAGTACATGGTGGCACGATCCACTAAAGAGCCCCGAAGCATCTCTTGCCGTCCCACTTATGCTAACACTATAAGTGCCACTTGGTAAACCCAATTCCACGTAATCGCCGCACGCTTCACCAAATACGCCGCTGCAAGATATCCGTATAGAATCGTAAAATACAGGAACACCATTTTGATATCTTGATATTGTCAAAGAGCCTGTAAAAACATGTGCTGTGGAAAAACGAGGATTTATCTCCCATCTGACTGCCCCACCCGCACCAAAGACTGAATCTAAACGAGCATATCCTCCATCTCCAGAACAAGTTGTAAGTGGCTTGAACTGCCCATCAACATTATCCACAGTATCATCAGCACACACATAATTACCTTCGACAGTAATACTTTCAGGAAGTGATGCAAAGTCTTCTGGAACTTCAACCTGCGCTGTATTTTCATTGAGATTAAACGCAAAAGTATGAATTGGAACTAAAAACAAAAAAACAAGAAGTAACCCAGCGACTTTTTTCACCATTCTATTTCCTCCACTTTTAATTTTTATATTTTACTCTTTTTATACCATATATTGCTATATTAGTCAAATAATATAGACAAACCATTCTGGTTTAGTGTCGGTGGAACTGCCTATCCAGCAGCAAAAGCGGCGGAATGGAATACCGAAATGCAATATCTGCGACTTCTGTCGGCTCGGACAGGATTAGGCGCCTTGCTTCCTGAAGCCGGAGCTGCTTCTGAAATTGAATGGGCGTCATCGCAACAATTTCCTTAAAATGTCGATGGAACGACGGGACACTCATATTGGCGAGAGCCGCTAGGTCCTCAACGCGAAATGCATGTTGAAAGTGATCCAGAATGTATTGAATGGCTTTTTTGATCGACAAAGTCCGCCCCCCGTCCATAACGATGCTTTTCAAAGAGTCATCGTTCTCCCCATGCAACGCTCTGTACACGATCTCTTTCGTATAGAGCAGAGCGAGTACGGGAATGTCGTCGGGGGTGTCCAGCAGGCGAACCAGCCTGACGACAGCTTCCAGCATAGGGACGTCGAGCTCGTTAACATAGATCCCGCATTGGCAGAGCTCTTGGAGATGTCCTTTAATTCTTCGGTATTTAGCAGATCTACAACTAAACCGGGAGTAAACTCAATTTTACATGTCAAACTGGGGGCTTCCTTAGAGCCGTCGATCGTTTCGAAAACCGTCGGCAGATCCATCGAGGCAACGAGGTAGTTCGAGGGCCCGAAATAAATGCGGTTGTTCCCAAGGATCGCGGCTTTTGTTCCTTGAACGGCAATGCCGATCGATGGATTGTAGATTCGGTATGGAGGCCCTGTCAACGTAGAATAATGAGGTCCTGAATAACGAGCAAGATAGAGATTCGGAATCTTCGTGACAAGATAACCATCCCTATCGGTATGACGATCAACCAGTTCGGCTAGCTCTTGTTGCAATTCATTGAGTTGTGCAGACATTAGACTCTCCCTTGTAACTCATGTATAGATTAGGATTTGCATCCGATATAGAGAAAATGCTGGCTGGTCCCGATCAGAAATTCATCTTGGCTCAAGCGGTAGCCGATTTCAAGCCATTTTTGATATTCCGACTCATCGAGTTGGTTGATTTCAACTTCTTTACTGCCTAAAATATTCTCAACTCCGGCAAAGATAAGCTCCGTCAAGCCGAAGCCTGCCATCAAGTTTTTCGCTTCATGATATCCTGAGAAATAGGCCGTGGTAAACCCTTGCGAAACTTGATTTACACCATGATCTAAATAGCCGAGCAATTGATCAACGGAATCAAATAGCCGCAGTTGGGACAAATAATCCTGAAGCGGGGCGTAATTCGAGATAAATGTGGCAACAAGAAGGCCGTTCGGTTTTAAACGGTCAAGAGCTTCCTCCACCGCCTTCTTCCGATCCTTCTCCTCCACCAAATGATACAACGGCCCCATCAGCAAAATAACATCAAAGTCTCCCTGAATCCCGCTTAAATCCAAGGCGTTCCCATGAATATAGTCCTTCAAAGTAACTCCTCGTTCCTCCGCTTTCGTCCGAGCCACCTCGAGATGTCGCTTGGACAAATCCAGCAACGTGACCTCATGCCCCTGCTCAGCCAAATAAATCGAATATCTGCCAGGCCCTCCCCCGATATCCAATACGCGTAATCGCTCGCCGGTAATGTATTCGTCGAAATAACGCCTTGTTATGTCATACTCGATTCGATGTCGAACTAACCGTTCCCATTCGTCATATTCCGTATCGTACCATCGCTCGATTTCTTCCATTTCCGATGCCCCCAAACCTGAGAATATTGAAAAGATTATAATCCCTATTCCCCGCAAACACCACAGCAAATATCGCAAGAATCGCCTCTCCGCAGGGGTGAATATTTCGTCTGGACGCGTCCCAAACTATCGCGGAGAAACGTTCATGTTCTTCACCGCACGAATGAAAGGGGATTGTTGATTTATGACCAAATCCAAACGATCAAAAATTAATGCCATGAAAAGTCGAAAGCAAGCGCAAAATCCACATGGTCCTATCAAATCATTGGAAGAACTGGCGGAAGAATACGATCAAAATCCACCACGCAAATCATAAACGGTTATACGGTTAAAAAATACCACCGCCTAACCAGTAACTGGGCTAGACGGTGGTAAACATTTGTGCAAGATTATTTCAGCGCGGATTGAATCAGCAATACCAGGTTGCTGCGCGTCACCTTGGCCTCGGCGGCAAGTCCAGCCAGATTGGCTTTTTTGCCGGAGAGAACAGCAATCGCTTCGGCAGCTTGTTTTGCGGTAAGCGTGCTTTTTGGTTGGAACGTTTCTTTACTAAGCACTTCGAGCGCCCCTGCTTTCTTGAGGGAACTTACCGCAGGCAGAGCCCAGCTTGGCACTTCCGAGATGTCGGTATATCCCGTGTCTTCAGAAGATTCCGATACCTGGAAGGCACGGCTGATCATGACCGCAAATTCAGCACGAGTTACCTCGGCTTGCGGTCGGAAGGTTCCATCCCCATATCCTTCAACAATGCCGGCAGCTGCAGCTTCATTGATAAGCGAAGCATTGGGATCTCCGGAAATATCCGTAAATGCAGGCGCTTCAGGGTTTGTGCTTGGGCCTGCTGGCGTACCTCCAGCTTCAGCTGGCAATGGAGCACCTTTCAGATCGGTAATCCGTCCTTGAGTGGTGGCTTTAACCGTACCCACTTTGTCGAGATACTCATGGAACACTTCATAATCCACGAGGTTCAGCTCATAGAACCGACCGTCGTCCTTCGCTTGCTTCATCGAAGCGTAAAAATCCCCGCCGCTCGCCATAAACGAGTTCGTCGCCACAATGTAGTATGCTTTCGGATCGATATCGGAGTAGGTTCCACCTTCGTTTTGGATTTGGACTTTCACGATGCGTTGTCCGGATTGCGTCTTCTCACCGGTCACATCGTCGATCACTTCACCCGGCTTCGTCGAATCGTAGTAGAAGCGCAAGCCCGAAACTTGCGGGAACCGCCCTTCCCCATTTTCGACACCGCTCACACCGTTCTCCAGTGCAGCCACAATTTCAGCGCCTGTCATCTTCAGTGCCGTTAAATTGTTCCCGAACGGCATTGTGGTGAGCAGATCACCCAGGGTAATATCCCCAGCTTTAATCGAAGCACGAATCCCGCCCCCGTTTTGGATGGTTACATACCCTTTAACATCAGGCACTTTGACGATGCTCATGACCTTCGAGCGCATGCCATCAGCGATCAAGTCACCAAGATTCGTCTCTTGCTTACGTACGCTGCCGCGTTCGCCATCCAAATCCGTTTCGGTCTTCCCGATCACCGTTTTCTTCAGATCTTCTAGCGGAGCAGCATATTCCTTCAGCTTGGCTTCCGCTGCGGCATCGCTCTTAATCAAAAAGTTGCCGGCATCATCTTTGGCATCCAGGGCAATTAACTCGCCTTTCCAGGTGGTTAATTTTCCGTCGTGATCAAAGGTGACATCCAGTTGGCCTAAATTTTGGTTATATTCGCCTGTCTGCACGATCAACGTTGGTTCTTCATCGGCATGATGGACTTCCGGGGCATTCAGAACGGTATGGGAGTGCCCCCCAACTATAATATCGATCCCATCGACGGCTTCAGCCAGTTGTTGGTCAACGGTATATCCTAAATGGGACAACACAATGATCTTGTTGATCCCTTCGGCTTCCAAAGCGTCGACTTGCTTCTGCGCGCTTTCGACTTCGTCAGCGAATTTGATGTCAGGACCAGGCGAGGATAACACGGAGGTTTCCGGCGTAGTTAAGCCAATGATCCCCACTTTCTCCCCGGCAATTTCCTTAATCACAGCCGGGTAAATTTGACCAGGCT
This region includes:
- the xerS gene encoding tyrosine recombinase XerS; its protein translation is MDKTTKAHYMSRIDEKLTDLPWYVTEFIDTRKRKLSHTTLLNYCHDYIIFFDWLVAERFAAPSRKDVELSVLEKLTVREIESFLTFLEYQLGNSKLTINRKLSALKSLFDYLQNKAETADLKPYLERNVMAKIEFNALKESQETIANRIEGKILRADDFELFRQFVAYDFGEQNRENKRLFQFHEFNRERDTAIVSLILGSGLRLSEVAGINLEDLDMNKGLVRVIRKGNKEQYVYFSEQAKLDLENYIKIREARYKPEKSETYLFMGAPIGRKGKNRRLTPRSIEKLIEKYATAFGKPALTVHALRHSFATRYHQENNDVPRLKNQLGHASIQTTMIYTHLTDEEMRKAVNNMDK
- a CDS encoding helix-turn-helix domain-containing protein — encoded protein: MDGGRTLSIKKAIQYILDHFQHAFRVEDLAALANMSVPSFHRHFKEIVAMTPIQFQKQLRLQEARRLILSEPTEVADIAFRYSIPPLLLLDRQFHRH
- a CDS encoding methyltransferase domain-containing protein; its protein translation is MEEIERWYDTEYDEWERLVRHRIEYDITRRYFDEYITGERLRVLDIGGGPGRYSIYLAEQGHEVTLLDLSKRHLEVARTKAEERGVTLKDYIHGNALDLSGIQGDFDVILLMGPLYHLVEEKDRKKAVEEALDRLKPNGLLVATFISNYAPLQDYLSQLRLFDSVDQLLGYLDHGVNQVSQGFTTAYFSGYHEAKNLMAGFGLTELIFAGVENILGSKEVEINQLDESEYQKWLEIGYRLSQDEFLIGTSQHFLYIGCKS
- a CDS encoding DUF6254 family protein — its product is MTKSKRSKINAMKSRKQAQNPHGPIKSLEELAEEYDQNPPRKS
- a CDS encoding 5'-nucleotidase C-terminal domain-containing protein, with protein sequence MVWRNKAFGKFLAISTLVVGLASGAVGLPVNAAESGSTGAKDFELRVLHTNDTHAHLDNIARRVTAIHTARNDHTLLLDAGDVFSGTLYFNQFNGLADLFFMNELKYDAMTFGNHEFDKGPGTLAEFIKQAKFPFVSANLDFSADADLKGLSHSELGKGEPGQIYPAVIKEIAGEKVGIIGLTTPETSVLSSPGPDIKFADEVESAQKQVDALEAEGINKIIVLSHLGYTVDQQLAEAVDGIDIIVGGHSHTVLNAPEVHHADEEPTLIVQTGEYNQNLGQLDVTFDHDGKLTTWKGELIALDAKDDAGNFLIKSDAAAEAKLKEYAAPLEDLKKTVIGKTETDLDGERGSVRKQETNLGDLIADGMRSKVMSIVKVPDVKGYVTIQNGGGIRASIKAGDITLGDLLTTMPFGNNLTALKMTGAEIVAALENGVSGVENGEGRFPQVSGLRFYYDSTKPGEVIDDVTGEKTQSGQRIVKVQIQNEGGTYSDIDPKAYYIVATNSFMASGGDFYASMKQAKDDGRFYELNLVDYEVFHEYLDKVGTVKATTQGRITDLKGAPLPAEAGGTPAGPSTNPEAPAFTDISGDPNASLINEAAAAGIVEGYGDGTFRPQAEVTRAEFAVMISRAFQVSESSEDTGYTDISEVPSWALPAVSSLKKAGALEVLSKETFQPKSTLTAKQAAEAIAVLSGKKANLAGLAAEAKVTRSNLVLLIQSALK